The following are encoded in a window of Salmo trutta chromosome 27, fSalTru1.1, whole genome shotgun sequence genomic DNA:
- the LOC115164799 gene encoding cell surface hyaluronidase encodes MQMSDGPSRVPVFVAPPNGNLRSPGCVPGRVIPVRSPPPAKAPPPPPLKPIGLPPECRATFNLSEEGQHQERAQILRKNTFICFSVSLGAFFLLLILILSLTSGDVLDDNCPDHSPSLSSWNPGHNPEKAMVVRGGDLFRLDSSATFYSLTIQSGGRVVFADNTEGSKNITLRTRYVLIEDGGSLHIGAPKCRYRSRATITLLGRSDEKAVAEVPELGRKFIGVRGGATLELHGAERLSWTLLTRSVPSSGLATGGYAFQRNFSRGINLRVVDQDTAAILFTERYDTYESRNDSRRLMQLLQSLPVGRIVTLAVGDSATKNLLDETKRTIQSLLGSTYVHDLKYRQAWALVSVIGGGNGSCSEDVREHENHDTGGKALARKNFSTVDGVGFSVTAYSEWRNGFPISGFQVDAVDQVVLNLQDDVHTWQPGNHVVVASTDYSMHQAEEFTLLPCPHCTSRQVRVQGRPQFGHMGEIVDGVDMRAEVALLSRNILIYGEMENTCYGNNLCQFFGHDTYGGHIKIFGNFTSVHLSHVELRNMGQQEQGRYPVHFHRCGDVDWRGGYREPAYVDGLSIHHSFSRCITIHATNGLLVKDTVGYDTLGHCFFLEDGMEQRNTFFHNLGLVTRPGTLLPTDRNETMCTSIRDKVYKNYTPSPSMECKAVSTFWIANPNNNLISNAAAGSQDAGIWYVFHSPSTGDSHGLVPETRAELTPLGIFYNNRVHSNFKAGLFIDKGVKTTNASAADPREYLCLDNNARFRPHENADPNRPRVAALIDTLIAFKNNDLGAWIRGGDITIQNSGFADNGVGLSFASDGSYPKDEGSSQEVTQSLFVGESRNRGFNGGQNKYWGQGGADGKMRTLPRNRTFPIRGFQIYDGPVRITQSTFRNYIPTKERFTSAVGFNLKNTWQLTPRNNLSKLSFQPTVGLRVFFGRPGQWFDENDLDGDKNSIFHDVDGSVTGYRDTYVGRADNYLIRHPGCVNITQWNGVVCSGTYSQVYIQTQGASSLSLSISRDDYPEAPLVLRGINSQGALSQQYQPILMMSKSYTLHWNGPAPRETVLSLINFNQGDWVLVGLCYPSDTTFQVMADINDRQSNIFDDISDYGPVFTFAELEKRLLERKYFFDPSVGLLWLYLRARQGRDGHSYCSVKGCERVKVMASTSSSKLTCNCTAKAYPKYTKTPSAVVPMPTLSTQPCKDCGASQLVFSSDPWNSYLQTQIKSLSSKEQQTGDTQSFITVNSETFSFTQPGIFLVSVDACSGKVTNKRSFSKMDSKMEEYLKTGLPKRSIVLLGTRGQPDGLVSVARYLVPLGMTKAPDLQSKESLVFWGFQGGSAPPPWASILVGQGEEGLGLQERYLPLGLEVYGCTQTSTRRDLELLRTATGPQ; translated from the exons ATGCAGATGAGTGATGGCCCCAGTCGCGTCCCTGTCTTTGTGGCCCCGCCCAACGGTAACCTCCGGTCGCCAGGATGCGTCCCCGGCAGGGTCATACCTGTCCGCTCCCCGCCTCCGGCTAAggccccaccccctccccccctgaAGCCCATTGGCCTGCCTCCTGAGTGCCGGGCAACCTTTAATCTATCAGAGGAGGGCCAGCACCAGGAGCGTGCTCAGATTCTGAGGAAGAACACCTTCATCTGCTTTAGTGTCTCCCTGGGGGCCTTTTTCCTCTtgctcatcctcatcctcagccTCACCAGTGGAGACGTGTTGGacg ATAACTGTCCCGACCACAGCCCCTCCCTGAGCAGCTGGAACCCAGGTCACAACCCAGAGAAGGCCATGGTCGTCCGAGGGGGAGATCTGTTTCGATTGGACTCTTCTGCTACCTTCTACTCGCTAACCATCCAATCAGGAG GCCGAGTGGTCTTTGCAGACAATACTGAGGGCTCCAAAAACATCACTCTCAGAACGCGTTATGTGCTGATTGAAGACGGGGGTTCACTGCACATTGGTGCCCCCAAATGCCGCTACCGCTCCCGGGCCACCATCACCCTTCTGGGCCGTTCAGACGAGAAGGCCGTAGCGGAAGTACCGGAACTGGGCCGGAAGTTCATTGGGGTGCGTGGAGGCGCAACCCTGGAGCTTCACGGGGCAGAGAGGCTGTCGTGGACCCTCCTGACCCGCAGCGTCCCCTCCTCAGGCCTAGCCACGGGGGGCTATGCCTTTCAGCGCAACTTTAGCCGTGGCATCAACCTGCGTGTGGTGGACCAGGACACGGCCGCCATTCTGTTCACCGAGCGCTACGACACATATGAGTCACGGAACGACAGCCGGCGGCTCATGCAGCTTCTCCAGTCGCTGCCTGTAGGGCGCATCGTCACGCTGGCCGTGGGAGACTCTGCCACCAAGAACCTGCTGGACGAGACCAAGAGAACCATCCAGAGCCTGCTGGGTAGTACCTACGTCCATGACCTCAAATACAG GCAGGCCTGGGCACTGGTATCTGTAATTGGTGGAGGGAATGGCTCGTGTTCCGAGGACGTGCGGGAACATGAGAACCATGACACGGGAGGAAAGGCGCTGGCCCGGAAGAACTTCAGCACTGTGGACGGGGTCGGCTTCTCTGTCACCGCGTACAGTGAATGGAGGAACG GTTTTCCCATATCTGGGTTCCAGGTGGATGCTGTGGACCAGGTAGTCCTAAACCTGCAGGATGATGTACACACCTGGCAACCCGGGAACCATGTTGTGGTTGCCAGTACTGACTATTCCATGCATCAGGCAGAGGAGTTCACACTCCTTCCCTGCCCCCACTGCACCAGCAGACAGGTCAGAGTTCAAG GGAGGCCCCAGTTTGGTCACATGGGGGAGATTGTGGACGGGGTGGACATGCGAGCGGAGGTGGCACTGCTCAGCAGGAACATACTCATCTATGGGGAGATGGAAAACACCTGCTATGGAAACAACTTGTGCCAGTTCTTTGGCCACGACACATACGGCGGACACATCAAG ATATTTGGGAACTTCACTTCGGTGCACCTGTCCCACGTGGAGCTGAGGAACATGGGGCAGCAGGAGCAGGGCCGCTACCCGGTCCACTTCCACCGCTGTGGGGATGTTGACTGGCGAGGGGGCTACCGGGAACCAGCCTACGTGGACGGCCTCTCCATCCACCACTCCTTCTCCCGCTGCATCACCATTCACGCCACCAACGgcctgctg GTGAAGGACACTGTAGGCTATGACACCCTGGGTCACTGTTTCTTCCTGGAGGATGGGATGGAGCAGAGGAACACGTTCTTCCACAACCTGGGTTTGGTGACCCGACCAGGAACGCTCCTGCCCACCGACCGCAACGAGACCATGTGCACCAGCATCCGAGACAAAGTGTATAAGAACTATACACCTTCGCCGAGCATGGAGTGCAA gGCAGTGTCTACGTTCTGGATCGCCAACCCCAATAATAACCTCATAAGCAACGCTGCTGCTGGCTCCCAG GATGCTGGGATATGGTATGTGTTCCACAGCCCATCCACAGGGGACTCTCATGGGCTGGTTCCAGAGACCCGGGCAGAGCTGACCCCTTTGGGGATCTTCTACAACAACCGTGTGCACTCCAACTTTAAG GCTGGGCTCTTCATTGATAAAGGTGTGAAAACCACCAATGCCAGTGCTGCAGACCCCCGGGAGTACCTGTGTCTGGACAACAATGCCAG GTTCCGTCCACATGAGAATGCAGATCCAAACCGTCCCAGGGTGGCTGCTCTCATCGACACACTCATCGCCTTTAAGAACAACGACCTCGGAGCCTGGATACGAGGCGGTGACATTACCATTCAGAACTCTGG ATTTGCAGACAATGGGGTGGGACTCTCCTTTGCGAG TGACGGTAGTTATCCTAAGGACGAGGGTTCCAGTCAGGAAGTGACTCAGTCTCTGTTTGTGGGAGAGAGCCGGAACCGTGGCTTCAACGGAGGCCAGAACAAGTACTGGGGCCAGGGAGGAGCAGACGGCAAGATGAGGACACTACCcaggaacag GACGTTCCCGATCCGTGGCTTCCAGATCTATGACGGTCCTGTGCGGATCACGCAGAGCACATTCCGAAATTACATCCCGACGAAGGAGCGTTTCACCAGCGCGGTGGGCTTCAACCTAAAGAACACCTGGCAGCTCACGCCACGCAACAACCTGTCCAAACTCAGCTTCCAGCCCACT GTGGGTCTGAGGGTGTTCTTCGGGCGTCCGGGCCAGTGGTTCGACGAGAATGATCTGGACGGGGATAAGAACTCCATCTTCCATGACGTGGACGGCTCTGTGACGGGCTACAGGGACACGTATGTAGGCAGAGCAGACAACTACTTGATCCGTCACCCCGGCTGTGTCAACATCACCCAGTGGAACGGAGTGGTCTGCAGTGGCACCTACTCTCAG GTGTATATCCAGACCCAGGGAGCTTCCAGCCTCAGTCTGTCCATCAGTAGAGATGACTACCCTGAGGCTCCTCTGGTGCTGAGGGGTATTAACAGCCAGGGGGCGCTGTCCCAGCAGTACCAGCCTATCCTCATGATGAGCAAGAGCTACACCCTGCATTGGAACGGCCCAGCTCCCAGAGAGACTGTCCTTTCCCTCATTAACTTCAACCA AGGTGACTGGGTGCTGGTGGGTCTCTGCTACCCGTCCGACACCACCTTCCAGGTCATGGCTGACATCAACGACCGCCAGAGTAACATCTTCGATGACATCAGCGACTATGGGCCTGTGTTCACCTTCGCTGAACTGGAGAAGAGGCTGCTGGAGAGGAAGTATTTCTTTGACCCCAGTGTGGG cttGCTGTGGCTGTATTTGCGGGCGAGGCAGGGGCGCGATGGCCACAGTTACTGCTCGGTTAAGGGCTGCGAGAGAGTTAAGGTGATGGCCAGCACATCGTCCTCCAAACTGACCTGTAACTGCACGGCCAAGGCCTACCCCAAATACACCAAGACTCCCTCGGCAGTGGTCCCCATGCCCACCCTCAGCACCCAACCATGCAAGGACTGTGGGGCCTCCCAG CTGGTGTTTTCCAGTGACCCGTGGAACTCCTATCTCCAAACTCAGATCAAATCGCTCAGCAGCAAGGAGCAGCAGACTGGAGACACACAATCCTTTATCACT GTGAACAGTGAGACATTCTCCTTCACACAGCCAGGCATCTTCCTGGTCTCTGTTGATGCCTGCTCTGGAAAAGTCACAAATAAGAGATCGTTCTCCAAAATGGACTCCAAAATGGAGGAGTATCTTAAAACTGGATTACCAAAGAG GTCAATAGTGCTTCTGGGAACACGAGGGCAGCCCGATGGCTTGGTCAGTGTTGCACGATATCTGGTCCCCCTGGGCATGACTAAGGCACCAGATCTGCAGAGTAAAG AGAGCCTGGTGTTTTGGGGGTTCCAGGGTGGCTCTGCCCCCCCTCCGTGGGCCTCCATCCTGGTTGGGCAGGGTGAGGAGGGGCTGGGGCTGCAGGAGCGCTACCTCCCCCTGGGTCTGGAGGTCTACGGCTGCACACAGACCAGCACACGCAGAGACCTGGAGCTactgaggaccgccacaggaccaCAATGA